The genome window AACGGGGGAGCACAAACGCCATGCCTACCATTGTCAACACCGTTACCAAATGTGATCTGATCGCCTTCCGCTGGTGTATGTCGCGCAAACGCCATGCCGAAATCGCCCGCTTGGCGCGCTGGATATCAAAGACCGGTGACGGTTACCTCTATGCCCTGATCGGCGTGCTGTTGTTATGGCTGGACGCCGAGTCCGGCCCACCCTTCGCCCTGGCGCTGTTGCTGGCCTTTGCCGTCGAGTTGCCCACCTATCTGGTGAGCAAGAATACCGTCAGGCGCCATCGCCCGGCGGATGCCATCGTCGGTTTCAGTTCCTTTCTGCAGCCCTCGGACAAGTTCAGTTTTCCGTCCGGTCATACCGCTGCCGCCTTTCTGTTTGCCAATGTTGTTGCGTTTTATTATCCGGCCTATGCGTTACCGGCCTACAGTGCGGCGTGCCTGATCGGCGTGTCGCGGGTCTTGTTGGGGGTTCACTTTCCCAGCGACATCGTGGCCGGTATGGCACTGGGGCTGGTAAGCGCCGAACTGGCGCTATGGATGCTGGGTTAGGGGCGCGGGCGTGCGGATATTGTATGGCGTTCAGGGTACCGGTAATGGACATGTCACCCGTGCTCGGACCATGGCGCGGGCGCTGTCGGACTCCGGCCTGGAGGTGGATTATCTGTTTTCGGGACGGCCGCGGGATGGGTACTTCAACATGGAGCCCTTTGGTGATTTTCGTTGTTATCGCGGGCTCAGCTTTTGCTGGCATGACGGCCGCATCGATTATCTCGCCACCACGCTTAACAATAACCTGATCCGCTTGTTGCGCGATATCCGCTGTTTGGATTTGTCGAACTATGACTTGGTCATCACCGACTTCGAGCCTATTACCGCCTGGGCGGCCAAACGCAGCAAAACACCTTCGCTGGGTATCGGTCACCAATATGCCTTCCGCTTCGATAATGTGCCTACTTCCGGTCATACCGTGATCGGTAAGCTGCTGTTGGACCATTTTGCGCCCGCCCAGCGCACGCTGGGCTTCCATTGGCACCATTTCAACAGCGCCATACTGCCGCCGCTGATCGAGCCGCAGGCCCATACGATCAGTTGCGAGCCCGACAAGATCCTGGTGTATCTGCCCTTTGAAAACAGCACGCGTGTGATTGAATTCTTACGCGTGATCAAGGATGTGGATTTCTATTTTTATTGCGCAGTCGATGCAGCGCGCGATGAACACAATCTGCATCTGCGACCCTTGGATCGCGAGGCGTTCCAGCGCGACTTGGCCAGTTGTAACGGCGTCATCGCCAACGCCGGATTCGGCCTCTTGAGCGAGGCCATCCAGGCGGGCAAGAAATTGCTGGTCAAGCCCATGCAGCGCCAGATGGAGCAGCTCTCCAACGCCGCGGCCATCGAAGCGCTGGAGATCGGGGAGGTGATGCAGGGCTTCAATCTCAGGCAGTTGCGCGAATGGCTGAGCGAAGAGTGTCCCGGGCCGCGGCCGTATCCCGATGTGGCCAAGGCCATTGTGGACTGGATCGAATCCGGTTTCGCCTTGGATGAAAATCACTTGGCGCAGCAATTATGGAGCAACTGTCTGCAGTTCCAGTTTCCCGCCGACGATGAGTCTGAGCCGGCCTACCTCTAGGCACCGTGGTCAGAAACGGTAGCCCTTGGGTACCACCACCACACCTTTATCCGACACGCTAAAGCGCTGGCGGTCCTTGGCCAGATCGATGCCGATCTCCTCCCCGGCCGGCACGTGGACGTGCTTATCGATAATGGCGTTTTGAATCTGCACATGCTCGCCCACGCTGACGCCGTGAAACAGGATGGAGTTCTGAATCAGGGATTCATCACTCACGGTGACGCCCGGAAACAGCACCGAGTGAGAAATGGCGGCCCCGGAAATGACGCTGCCACCCCCCAAAATTGAATTGATGAACACGCCCTCGGTGCCGGAACGGCCCGGCACCGTGCGTGCCGGCGGTGTCTGTGCTTGATAGGTGCGGATGGGCCAATCGCTTTGATACAGATCGAGTGAGGGCAGCGGATTGAGCAGGTCCATATTGGCCTCGAAAAAACTGTCCAAGGTGCCCGCATCGCGCCAGTAACGATCCTGAGACACGCGCCCCTCGCTTTCGCCGAAACGATAGGCATGGACGTGTTGGGATTGGATCAGGCGCGGCAGGATGTCGTGGCCGAAGTCATGATCCGAGTCAGGGATGTCATGATCCTGGTTCAGACAATCGATGAGTCGTTCGCGCGAAAAAATGTAAATGCCCATGGAGGCCATGGCGCATGCGCCGTTGCCTGGTGTAGGCGCGGGGTGCGCCGGTTTTTCGACAAAATCCACAACGCGGTTGTGCGCGTCGATCTCGATAATGCCGAAGTTGTGCGCTTCGCCCAGGGCCACCTCCATGCACGCCAGGCTAATTCCGGCGCCGCTTTGGCGATGGCTGTCCAGCATGGCGGCATAGTCCATGCGATAGATATGATCGCCGGACAGAATCAGCACATGCTCGGCATCGCTGCGCTCCAACAGATAGAGATTTTGGTGAATGGCGTCGGCCGTGCCCAGATACCAGCGGCTGTCCTTGCGCATTTGCGCCGGCACGGTAGTGACGAATTGCCCCAGCTCCGGATTGAAGATCGACCAGCCGTCGCGCAGGTGTTTCTGCAGCGAGTGAGACTTGTACTGGGTCAGTACCAAAATACGGTGCATACCGGAGTGCAGGCAGTTGGTCAGGGCGAAATCGATAATGCGGTACTTGCCGCCGAAGGGCACCGCCGGCTTGGCCCGCTCGGCGGTCAGCGGCGCCAGGCGCGAACCCATGCCGCCGGCGAGGATGAAGGTGAGGGTTTTGTTGGGCATGAGGCAAGTTGTCCGTATGGCAAATTTAGGGATTACCTGGCCTAAGCAATAACGAGGCCGTTTTGCGGCATTGCGTCATTTTGTCACCGACATGGCACATAAACCGGGCGGCGCTGTGTCAGGCTGCGCCTGGATGGTGCGCGCCGGTATTGGTGCGGGCTAATTTGGGGCGCTGGTATGATGCGATCGTCCCGGATATAGTTGCCATTGTCCAAGAAATGGTTTTTGATTTGTTTGAATGCCCAAGAAAACACTTAAAACGCAACTAAAGTACGCCGAAAAATTGCGCAAGGCCGGCAAGCTGGTGCAGGCAAAATCGACCTACTTTGAGTGCTGTAAGCTGAACCCCGATGATTACGCCTGCTGGCAAGCGTTTGGCCAGATTTCCTATCAGCTGCAGCATCATAAAGATGCTAGCACGGCCTTCCAACGCGCCATAAGCATCAATCCCAATCTCGATAAACTGTATTACCAGCTTGCGTTGAGTCAGTCATCGCTGGGTGAATATGTTGCCGCCGAGCGGAATTTTCGTTCCTATTTGATGATGCGCCCCGATGCCGGCGCGGGGTATTGGGCCTATGCCAGATTGCTACATGACTGGGGGCGTATAGCCGAAGCGACTGAAAACTACCAGAAGGCGAGCGAACAAGTCCCCAACGCTACGATGTTGCACTTGGAGTTCGGCATCATTCTGCAGAAGCAAGGGCGCTATGATGAGGCCTTGGAGCAATTCCTGAAGATGCAAGCCCTGCAACCGGATCATGCCAGTGTCTACAACCACTTGGGGAACGTGTATCGCGATATGGGGCGCTTCGCTGCAGCGCTGGCGAGTTATCAAAAGGCCTTCGCATTAGCGCCGGGCGACGAGGCGAAATTCCACTTCTATTTGGCTACCTTGGACGAGTCGCGCGGTGAACCCTCAGCGGCCTTGTCGCATTACGACAAGGCGATAGCGCTTGATGAAAATCTCGCCGATGCCCACCTGAATCGCGCAGTTTGTTTGCTCTTGCTGGGTAATTATAAAGAAGGCTGGTCGGAGTATGAGTGGCGTTTACAACATCCCGACTGGTTGAGACAGCGTCACCTGCGCGTGACTGACAGGCCGCGCTGGAGAGGCGAGTCCTGGCCGGAAAAGACGCTTCTTGTGATTGCCGAACAGGGCTATGGTGATACGTTTCAGTTCTGTCGTTTTGTTTCGCCGCTGGCGCGACATTTCACCAGGGTCCTGGTCTATTGCAAGCCCGAAATCGCCGCACTGATTGAATTGGTCGAGGGCGTGGACGAGGTGATTCCCGCCGGGCGGCAATTGCCGCCAGAGGCGTTTGATACCTATGTTTACATGATGAGTCTGCCGCGACTATTGGCAACTACGTTCGACACCATTCCCAGGGACATACCCTACATGTATGCCCCCGAAAAACGAGTGGCTGCATGGCGCGGGCGCTTGGCGAGTGATGGCCTTAAAGTCGGCCTGGCATGGTCGGGGAGCCCGGCGAATGCCAAGAATGTGTTGCGCCAGGTGGCCTTGTCCGAGCTGGCCCCTTTGGGAGATGTTTCCGGCGTTCGGTTTTTCGGGCTGCAAAAGGGGCCTGGGAGTGGGCAGGCTTTGTCGCCTCCCGCAAGTATGCGCTTTACCGACCTGTCGAATGCCCTCAATGATTTCGCTGACACCGCCGCGGTGATTGCCGGACTGGATTTGGTGATCAGCGTCGATTCGGCGGTGGCTCATCTGGCCGGCGCTTTGGGCAAACCGGTTTGGGTGTTGCTGTACACGCCGCCCGATTGGCGCTATGGCATGGCAGGGGAGGCGTCACCGTGGTATCCGACTATGCGTATTTTTCGGCAGCGTGACCGGGGGGATTGGACGCCCGTCATCAACCGGCTTCAAACCGAACTGCAAGGCTTGGCCGGATAAACTACACGCCACTAAGTCGCTGATGTATAATTCGGTCCCTTCGGTAGCCGCCGCTGCGGCGATCACGCAGATTCAGAAATAGGACCCAACACCCATGCCAGTCGTGACTCTTCCGGACGGGAGCAAACGCAATTTCGACCACCCCGTGACCGTAATGGACGTGGCCGCCGATATCGGCCCCGGTCTGGCCAAGGCCACTCTGGCCGGCAGGGTGGACGGCGAGCTGGTGGATGCGTCTCATACGATCGAGGGCGATGCGGAACTGGCCATCGTTACCGAGCGTGATGAAGAAGGCTTGGAGATCATCCGCCATTCCAGCGCCCATCTGATGGCCCAGGCGGTGAAGGAGCTGTTTCCCGAGGCGCAGGTGACCATCGGCCCGGTGATCGAGGACGGCTTCTATTATGACTTCGCCTACGAACCCGGTTTCACGCCGGAGGATATGGCTGCCATCGAGAAGAAAATGGCCGAGCTGGCCAAGCAGGACATCCCGGTGGAGCGCTCGGTGATGAGTCGCGAAGAGGCGATTGAGTTCTTCCGCAAGATGGGTGAGGAGTACAAGGCCCGGATCATTGAGGATATCCCCGCGCATGAGCAGTTGTCGCTGTATAAACAGGGCGATTTCATAGACTTATGCCGCGGACCTCATGTGCCTTCTACGGGCAGGATCAAGGCCTTCAAGTTGATGAAGCTGGCCGGCGCCTATTGGCGCGGCGACGCCAAGAACGAAATGCTGCAGCGCGTTTACGGCACTTCCTGGGCCAACAAGAAGGACCTCAAGGCCTATCTGCACCGCCTGGAAGAGGCCGAGAAGCGCGACCACCGCAAGCTGGGCAAGCAGCTGGGTCTGTTCCATACCCAGGAAGAGGCGCCTGGGATGGTGTTCTGGCACGACAAAGGCTGGACGATCTACCAGGAAGTCGAGCAGTACGTTCGCAAGAAGCTGCGCCAGCACGCGTACCAGGAGGTGCGTACGCCTCAGGTGGTGGACCGCAGCCTGTGGGAAAAATCGGGGCACTGGGAGAAGTTTCGCGATGACATGTTCACCACCGAGTCGGAGAAGCGGACCTTTGCCATCAAGCCTATGAACTGCCCCTGCCACGTGCAGATCTTCAACACCGGCCTGCACAGCTACCGCGACCTGCCGCTGCGCATGGCGGAGTTCGGCTCCTGCCACCGTAACGAGCCCTCCGGCACGCTGCACGGCCTGATGCGGGTGCGCAACTTTGTCCAGGACGACGCCCACATCTTCTGCACCGAAGACCAGATTCAGTCCGAGGTGTCGGCCTTCATCGATCTGCTGTTCGAGGTCTATGCCGACTTCGGTTTCAACGATGTCATCATCAAGCTTTCCACCCGGCCGGAGAATCGGGTCGGTGCCGACGCGGTCTGGGACAAGTCCGAACACGCGCTGGAAAAAGCCTTGAACGACAAAGGCTTGGAGTGGGATCTTCAACCGGGTGAAGGGGCGTTCTACGGGCCCAAGATCGAGTTCTCGCTCAAGGATTGTCTGGGCCGGGTGTGGCAGTGCGGCACCATTCAGGTGGATTTCTCCATGCCGGGCCGGCTCGACGCCAGTTACATCGACGAGCACAGCAACCGCCAGGTGCCGGTCATGTTGCACCGCGCCATCCTCGGTTCGCTGGAGCGTTTCATCGGCATCCTGATCGAGCAGTATGCCGGCGCCATGCCGGTGTGGCTGGCACCGACCCAGGCGGTGGTGATGAGCATCACCGATCGCGCCCGCGATTTTGCCGAAGAGGTGGTGCGAACCCTGTCGCAACAGGGCATCCGCGCCACATCAGACTTGAGAAATGAGAAAATAGGCTTTAAAATTCGCGAACATACACTTTTGAAGGTGCCATTTCTGCTGGTCCTGGGTGACCGCGAAGTGGAAAATCGAACAGTGGCCGTTCGCACGCGTAGTGGAGAAGATCTGGGCGTCATGGATCTGGATGCTCTGGTTGAGCATGTCTCCGCTGAAATCGCGCGCCGCGGCCGCATTGCTTTGGAGGAATAAAATATCGCTGCTGAAAAGAAAGCCCGCATCAACCAGGAAATATCCGCGCGCGAAGTGCGCATGATTGATGCAGAAGGTGAAATGGTGGGCGTCATGCCGCTGGATCAGGCCCTGGCAAGTGCCGAGGAGGCCGGATTGGATTTGGTCGAGGTCTCCCCGAACGCAGAACCGCCGGTGTGCCGCGCCATGGATTACGGCAAATACGTGTTCGAGGAAAACAAGAAACGCCAGGCAGCGAAGAAAAAGCAGAAACAGATCCAGGTGAAGGAAGTGAAGTTCCGTCCCGGGACGGAAGAAGGCGATTACCAGGTCAAGATGCGTAACCTGGTGCGCTTCCTGAGCGATGGTGACAAGGCCAAGGTCACGCTGCGGTTTCGTGGTCGTGAAATGGCCCATCAAGAACTTGGTATGAACCTGCTCAAGCGTGTGGCGGCCGATCTCGAAGAGCTGGCCCAGGTTGAGCAGTTCCCCAAGATGGAAGGCAGGCAGATGGTTATGGTGTTATCACCAAAGAAATAGTCGGGTTCGATTACGAACGGGCTTACCTACTGCCGCAATATTAACTTAAGTTTGGAGAAATAGAAGATGCCGAAGATAAAGTCAAACAGAGGCGCTGCCAAACGCTTTAAGGTGAACGGCTCCGGTCGCTTCAAGCGTAACCAGAGTTTTCGTCGTCACATTCTGACCAAGAAGAGCACCAAGCGTAAGCGTCAGCTGCGCAATCCGGCTCTGGTTGCCAAGTGCGACAGCGCGGCAATCCGTCAGATGTTGCCTTATAGCTAATTGGATTCGGGAGTAAAGAAACATGCCAAGAGTTAAACGTGGTGTTACCGCCCGGGCGCGTCATAAAAAGGTTCTCGCCCAGGCCAAAGGTTATCGTGGCCGTCGCAAAAACGTCTATCGCGTCGCGACCCAGGCCGTCACCAAGGCCGGTCAATATGCCTACCGTGACCGTCGTCAGCGTAAGCGTCAATTCCGCGCCCTGTGGATCGCGCGTATCAATGCCGCTGCGCGTGAGTGTGGTCTGTCATACAGTCGCATGATCAACGGTCTGAAGAAGGCGGCGGTCGAGGTCGATCGCAAGATGCTGGCTGATCTGGCTGTCTATGACAAGAACGCCTTTAGCGTGCTTGCCGAAAAGGCCAAAGCCAGCCTTTAAGATGTTGCCGCCGTCATATTGATGTGACGGGAGTGCAGTGATATGAAAGGGGAAGGCTGAGCCTTCCCCTTTCTTTTTTCGGAAACCGTCAATCTATCAGGGGATGGATACGTGCAGGAGTTAGCGGATTTAGTGAGTCAGGCCGAGGCGGCCGTCACTCAGGCCTCGGATTTGAACGCCCTGGATCAGGTGCGGGTGGAGTACCTGGGCAAGAAGGGTGTGCTGACCCAATACCTGAAGCAGTTGGGCAACCTGCCCGCGGAGGAGCGCCCGAAGGTAGGGCAGGCGGTCAACCAGGCCAAGCAGGCGTTGCAGGTGTCGATCAATGCGCGGCGTCGTGAACTGGAAGCGGCGGCGCTCAACGCCAAACTGGCGGCGGAGACCCTCGACGTCACTCTGCCCGGTCGTGGTCAGGATGTTGGTGGAATCCATCCGGTCACGCGCACCCTGCAGCGTATCGAAGAGTATTTTAATCGCCTCGGTTTTGATATCGCCACCGGCCCCGAGATCGAATCGGACTATCACAACTTCACCGCCCTGAATATTCCCGAGAACCATCCGGCCCGTGCCATGCATGATACCTTCTATGTGGATGAACGCACCCTGCTGCGCACCCACACTTCACCGGTACAGGTGCGGGTGATGGAAAACAAACAGCCCCCCTTGCGTGTGATCGCGCCCGGGCGTGTCTATCGTTGTGACTCGGATGTTACCCATACGCCCATGTTTCACCAGGTGGAAGGCTTCATGGTGGATACTGATG of Candidatus Tenderia electrophaga contains these proteins:
- a CDS encoding Type II phosphatidic acid phosphatase, with translation MPTIVNTVTKCDLIAFRWCMSRKRHAEIARLARWISKTGDGYLYALIGVLLLWLDAESGPPFALALLLAFAVELPTYLVSKNTVRRHRPADAIVGFSSFLQPSDKFSFPSGHTAAAFLFANVVAFYYPAYALPAYSAACLIGVSRVLLGVHFPSDIVAGMALGLVSAELALWMLG
- the glgC gene encoding glucose-1-phosphate adenylyltransferase (catalyzes the formation of ADP-glucose and diphosphate from ATP and alpha-D-glucose 1-phosphate): MPNKTLTFILAGGMGSRLAPLTAERAKPAVPFGGKYRIIDFALTNCLHSGMHRILVLTQYKSHSLQKHLRDGWSIFNPELGQFVTTVPAQMRKDSRWYLGTADAIHQNLYLLERSDAEHVLILSGDHIYRMDYAAMLDSHRQSGAGISLACMEVALGEAHNFGIIEIDAHNRVVDFVEKPAHPAPTPGNGACAMASMGIYIFSRERLIDCLNQDHDIPDSDHDFGHDILPRLIQSQHVHAYRFGESEGRVSQDRYWRDAGTLDSFFEANMDLLNPLPSLDLYQSDWPIRTYQAQTPPARTVPGRSGTEGVFINSILGGGSVISGAAISHSVLFPGVTVSDESLIQNSILFHGVSVGEHVQIQNAIIDKHVHVPAGEEIGIDLAKDRQRFSVSDKGVVVVPKGYRF
- a CDS encoding threonine--tRNA ligase, giving the protein MPVVTLPDGSKRNFDHPVTVMDVAADIGPGLAKATLAGRVDGELVDASHTIEGDAELAIVTERDEEGLEIIRHSSAHLMAQAVKELFPEAQVTIGPVIEDGFYYDFAYEPGFTPEDMAAIEKKMAELAKQDIPVERSVMSREEAIEFFRKMGEEYKARIIEDIPAHEQLSLYKQGDFIDLCRGPHVPSTGRIKAFKLMKLAGAYWRGDAKNEMLQRVYGTSWANKKDLKAYLHRLEEAEKRDHRKLGKQLGLFHTQEEAPGMVFWHDKGWTIYQEVEQYVRKKLRQHAYQEVRTPQVVDRSLWEKSGHWEKFRDDMFTTESEKRTFAIKPMNCPCHVQIFNTGLHSYRDLPLRMAEFGSCHRNEPSGTLHGLMRVRNFVQDDAHIFCTEDQIQSEVSAFIDLLFEVYADFGFNDVIIKLSTRPENRVGADAVWDKSEHALEKALNDKGLEWDLQPGEGAFYGPKIEFSLKDCLGRVWQCGTIQVDFSMPGRLDASYIDEHSNRQVPVMLHRAILGSLERFIGILIEQYAGAMPVWLAPTQAVVMSITDRARDFAEEVVRTLSQQGIRATSDLRNEKIGFKIREHTLLKVPFLLVLGDREVENRTVAVRTRSGEDLGVMDLDALVEHVSAEIARRGRIALEE
- a CDS encoding translation initiation factor IF-3, translated to MIDAEGEMVGVMPLDQALASAEEAGLDLVEVSPNAEPPVCRAMDYGKYVFEENKKRQAAKKKQKQIQVKEVKFRPGTEEGDYQVKMRNLVRFLSDGDKAKVTLRFRGREMAHQELGMNLLKRVAADLEELAQVEQFPKMEGRQMVMVLSPKK
- a CDS encoding 50S ribosomal protein L35; protein product: MPKIKSNRGAAKRFKVNGSGRFKRNQSFRRHILTKKSTKRKRQLRNPALVAKCDSAAIRQMLPYS
- the rplT gene encoding 50S ribosomal protein L20 (binds directly to 23S ribosomal RNA prior to in vitro assembly of the 50S ribosomal subunit); protein product: MPRVKRGVTARARHKKVLAQAKGYRGRRKNVYRVATQAVTKAGQYAYRDRRQRKRQFRALWIARINAAARECGLSYSRMINGLKKAAVEVDRKMLADLAVYDKNAFSVLAEKAKASL
- a CDS encoding phenylalanine--tRNA ligase subunit alpha yields the protein MQELADLVSQAEAAVTQASDLNALDQVRVEYLGKKGVLTQYLKQLGNLPAEERPKVGQAVNQAKQALQVSINARRRELEAAALNAKLAAETLDVTLPGRGQDVGGIHPVTRTLQRIEEYFNRLGFDIATGPEIESDYHNFTALNIPENHPARAMHDTFYVDERTLLRTHTSPVQVRVMENKQPPLRVIAPGRVYRCDSDVTHTPMFHQVEGFMVDTDVTFAHLKGMLTDFLRNFFEQDLGTRFRPSYFPFTEPSAEVDMECVMCQGKGCRVCSHTGWLEVLGCGMIHPNVLANVGIDNEKYTGFAFGMGVERLTMLRYGVNDLRLFFENDLRFLRQFN